One window from the genome of Mycolicibacterium gadium encodes:
- a CDS encoding MOSC and FAD-binding oxidoreductase domain-containing protein: MTRPVVPTLVSPNIGMPADVPWRGKTVHTGIYKKPVQGPVMVRRLNIDGDGQGDLNGHGGEQRAVMVYQTESYEHWQRHFGRDHLEPGTFGENFTITGLSDDEVCIGDRYRIGEAEFEVTQPRVTCFRVGIRLGEPEMPNLLVAHHRPGFYFRVIEEGHVASGDEIVRTRRGRHALSVADVDALLYLPDRDVDMLRKAVDIPALSPGWQQSFAELLAAHDSPSGATSPTIGVEPGWHGFRALRVAETRRESPSVLSIELETTDGAALPTARPGQFLTLRVPAGVPAPLRSYSLSSTGHRYRISVKREERGRVSTWIHENLSPGAVVEAAAPRGDFYLGDETDPVVLVSAGIGVTPVLAMLHALAAQRSERDVWWLHITRDAQSLTFGGEVDDLIGSLPNARQRIFYTAEGGRPGIAAVEALGLPRDAIAYLCGPEQFMADMRDALADAGIDESRIHSELFGALPPINPGITDAPQRPPHLPDGPQGTGPAVSFARSGITVNWSDDYASILELAEACDVPTRFSCRSGVCHICVTPLVDGTIAYRQPPLELPEQGTVLICSAKPSLGVVLDL, encoded by the coding sequence ATGACCAGGCCCGTGGTTCCCACCCTGGTATCCCCCAACATCGGGATGCCCGCCGATGTGCCGTGGCGGGGTAAGACCGTCCACACCGGCATCTACAAGAAGCCGGTGCAGGGTCCGGTGATGGTGCGACGCTTGAATATCGACGGCGACGGTCAGGGCGACCTCAACGGACACGGCGGCGAACAACGCGCCGTCATGGTTTACCAGACGGAGTCGTATGAGCACTGGCAGCGCCATTTCGGCCGTGACCACCTCGAGCCGGGCACGTTCGGCGAGAACTTCACGATCACCGGCCTCAGCGACGACGAGGTGTGCATCGGGGACAGGTATCGCATCGGGGAGGCCGAGTTCGAGGTCACTCAGCCGCGTGTGACGTGCTTTCGCGTCGGCATTCGGCTCGGCGAGCCCGAGATGCCCAATCTTCTTGTCGCCCATCACCGCCCGGGGTTCTACTTCCGCGTCATCGAAGAAGGTCATGTTGCGTCAGGCGACGAGATCGTGCGGACACGGCGCGGACGCCACGCGCTGAGCGTCGCCGACGTGGACGCGTTGCTGTATCTGCCCGACCGCGACGTCGACATGCTCCGCAAGGCGGTAGACATCCCCGCGCTGAGCCCCGGGTGGCAGCAGTCCTTCGCCGAACTGCTCGCCGCGCATGACAGTCCTTCCGGCGCAACGTCGCCGACGATCGGCGTCGAACCCGGCTGGCACGGATTCCGCGCCCTGCGGGTGGCCGAAACCCGCCGCGAAAGCCCGTCCGTCCTTTCGATCGAGCTCGAAACCACCGATGGCGCGGCGTTGCCCACCGCGCGGCCCGGACAGTTCCTGACGCTGCGTGTCCCGGCGGGCGTCCCCGCACCACTGCGCAGCTATTCGCTGTCGAGCACCGGCCACCGTTACCGGATCAGCGTTAAGCGCGAGGAGCGGGGCCGGGTGAGCACGTGGATCCACGAAAACCTCAGCCCAGGCGCCGTGGTCGAGGCGGCCGCTCCCCGTGGTGACTTCTATTTGGGCGACGAGACCGATCCGGTGGTGCTCGTGTCGGCGGGTATCGGCGTCACCCCGGTGCTCGCGATGCTGCACGCGTTGGCCGCGCAGCGCAGCGAGCGAGACGTCTGGTGGCTGCACATCACCCGTGATGCGCAGAGCCTGACATTCGGCGGCGAAGTCGACGATCTCATCGGCTCGCTGCCCAACGCGCGGCAGCGGATCTTCTACACCGCCGAGGGCGGCAGGCCGGGGATCGCGGCAGTCGAAGCGCTCGGTCTGCCCCGCGACGCGATCGCGTACCTCTGTGGGCCGGAACAGTTCATGGCCGACATGCGGGATGCGCTCGCGGACGCCGGGATCGACGAATCCCGCATCCACTCCGAACTCTTCGGCGCGCTGCCGCCGATCAACCCCGGCATCACCGACGCACCACAGCGGCCACCACACCTACCCGACGGCCCGCAAGGCACCGGGCCGGCGGTGTCGTTCGCGCGCAGCGGAATCACCGTCAACTGGTCGGACGACTACGCCAGCATTCTCGAACTCGCCGAGGCGTGCGATGTCCCGACGCGCTTCTCCTGCCGCAGCGGTGTGTGCCACATCTGCGTCACGCCGTTGGTGGACGGGACCATCGCCTACCGGCAGCCGCCGCTGGAGTTGCCCGAGCAGGGGACCGTCCTGATCTGTTCTGCGAAACCGTCGCTGGGCGTCGTATTGGACCTCTGA
- a CDS encoding alpha/beta fold hydrolase: MGVQVHHRYATVDHHRLFYREAGPQDAPTLVLLHGFPTSSFMFRDLIPRLADRYHVIAPDHLGFGLSDAPSVDEFDYTFDALTDLTEGLLAQLGVRRYAIYVQDYGAPIGWRLALRHPQAISAIVTQNGNGYDEGFVESFWNTVWDYQRDQNPETEAGVRSALSIEGIRWQYVTGVDDESLVSPDTWIHDAALVSRPGNDQIQLTLFRDYATNAPMYPALHDYLRTSKVPVLAVWGQADPIFGPDGARAFGKDAHHAEIHLLEGGHFLLETAAEDVAELMRSFLQRIAA; the protein is encoded by the coding sequence ATGGGAGTTCAGGTACACCACCGCTACGCCACCGTCGATCACCATCGGTTGTTCTACCGCGAAGCGGGCCCGCAGGATGCGCCGACGCTCGTCCTACTGCATGGCTTCCCCACGAGTTCGTTCATGTTTCGCGACCTCATCCCCCGGCTCGCCGACCGCTACCACGTAATCGCACCGGACCACCTCGGCTTCGGACTCTCCGACGCGCCGTCCGTCGACGAATTCGATTACACCTTCGACGCGCTGACCGACCTCACCGAAGGACTTCTTGCCCAACTGGGGGTGAGACGATATGCCATCTACGTCCAGGATTACGGCGCGCCCATCGGATGGCGCCTGGCGCTGCGGCACCCGCAGGCGATCAGCGCGATCGTCACGCAGAACGGCAACGGCTACGACGAGGGCTTCGTCGAGAGTTTCTGGAACACGGTCTGGGACTACCAGCGCGACCAGAACCCCGAGACCGAGGCCGGAGTGCGCAGCGCGCTCAGCATCGAGGGAATCAGATGGCAGTACGTCACCGGTGTCGACGACGAATCCCTCGTGAGTCCCGACACGTGGATCCACGATGCGGCCCTGGTGAGCCGGCCGGGCAACGACCAAATCCAGCTCACGCTGTTCCGCGACTACGCGACCAACGCGCCGATGTATCCGGCGCTGCATGACTACCTGCGCACCAGCAAGGTCCCGGTGCTCGCCGTGTGGGGTCAGGCCGACCCGATCTTCGGGCCTGACGGCGCCCGCGCGTTCGGCAAGGACGCGCACCACGCCGAGATCCACCTCCTCGAGGGCGGCCACTTCCTGCTGGAGACCGCTGCCGAAGATGTCGCCGAACTCATGCGGTCGTTCCTGCAGCGAATCGCCGCGTAG
- the sufU gene encoding Fe-S cluster assembly sulfur transfer protein SufU, with translation MRLEQMYQEVILDHYKHPHHRGLREPYNAESYQVNPTCGDEVTLRVTLSDDGEQVSDISYDGQGCSISQASTSVLTDQVIGQDIGTALKTVAAFTEMISSRGAVEGDEDVIGDGIAFAGVSKYPARVKCALLGWMAFKDALVQASEEISDERHRSA, from the coding sequence GTGAGACTCGAGCAGATGTATCAGGAAGTGATCCTCGATCACTACAAGCACCCGCATCATCGGGGGTTGCGCGAGCCGTACAACGCGGAGTCCTATCAGGTGAACCCGACATGCGGGGACGAGGTGACGCTGCGCGTGACGTTGTCCGACGACGGTGAGCAGGTCTCCGATATCTCGTATGACGGGCAGGGTTGTTCGATCAGCCAGGCCTCGACGTCGGTGCTCACCGATCAGGTGATCGGGCAGGACATCGGTACGGCGCTGAAGACGGTAGCGGCGTTCACCGAGATGATTTCGTCGCGCGGAGCGGTCGAGGGCGACGAGGATGTGATCGGAGACGGCATCGCGTTCGCGGGTGTCTCGAAGTACCCGGCGCGGGTGAAATGCGCGCTGCTGGGTTGGATGGCCTTCAAGGATGCGCTTGTTCAGGCCAGTGAGGAGATTTCAGATGAGCGACACCGCAGTGCCTAG
- the sufC gene encoding Fe-S cluster assembly ATPase SufC, producing MTTLEIKDLHVSVVSKEDGTDIPILKGVTLTVNSGETHALMGPNGSGKSTLSYAVAGHPKYTVTSGSITLDGQDVLEMSIDERARAGLFLAMQYPVEVPGVSMSNFLRTAATAVRGEAPKLRHWVKEVKSAMEGLDIDPSFSERSVNEGFSGGEKKRHEILQLELLKPKIAILDETDSGLDVDALRVVSEGVNRYAEAAHGGLLLITHYTRILRYIQPQFVHVFVGGRIVESGGPELAEELDANGYERFTQAVGA from the coding sequence ATGACCACACTGGAAATCAAGGACCTGCACGTCAGCGTCGTCTCCAAGGAAGACGGGACCGACATCCCGATCCTGAAAGGCGTCACGCTCACCGTGAACTCGGGGGAGACCCACGCGCTGATGGGCCCCAACGGGTCCGGCAAGTCGACCCTGTCGTACGCCGTCGCGGGTCATCCGAAGTACACCGTGACGTCCGGCTCGATCACGCTGGACGGTCAGGATGTGCTGGAAATGAGCATCGACGAACGCGCCCGCGCCGGTCTGTTTCTCGCCATGCAGTACCCCGTCGAGGTGCCCGGCGTGTCCATGTCGAACTTCCTTCGCACCGCCGCCACCGCCGTGCGCGGTGAGGCACCCAAGCTGCGGCACTGGGTCAAAGAGGTCAAGAGCGCCATGGAGGGCCTCGACATCGACCCGTCGTTCTCCGAACGCAGTGTCAACGAAGGCTTTTCCGGCGGCGAGAAGAAGCGCCACGAGATCCTGCAGCTGGAACTGCTCAAGCCCAAGATCGCGATCCTCGACGAGACCGACTCCGGTTTGGACGTCGACGCGCTGCGGGTGGTCAGCGAAGGTGTGAACCGGTACGCCGAAGCGGCCCACGGAGGGCTGCTGCTCATCACGCACTACACCCGCATCCTGCGCTACATCCAGCCGCAGTTCGTGCATGTGTTCGTGGGCGGCCGCATCGTCGAGTCCGGTGGTCCCGAGCTGGCCGAAGAACTCGACGCCAACGGATACGAGCGCTTTACCCAGGCGGTCGGAGCCTGA
- a CDS encoding CGNR zinc finger domain-containing protein, protein MDLVVAAPPDEAFLLDLLNTTPVIDGIVHDGLADSAEAKVWMRAHDVAYTKAELATLRQARSTLQKVVRGQADPTALKRFVDDVRVRPVAGDDGLDWRVDGASGAARAVLAWDALRIFSPGRLRPCANDECRLFLIDRSKPNTARWCSMAICGNRLKARRHYRRARAAEA, encoded by the coding sequence ATGGATTTGGTGGTGGCGGCCCCGCCGGACGAGGCGTTTCTGCTCGATCTGCTCAACACAACGCCTGTCATCGACGGCATCGTGCATGACGGTCTCGCTGATTCGGCAGAAGCGAAGGTCTGGATGCGTGCGCACGATGTCGCGTACACCAAGGCAGAGCTCGCAACCCTGCGCCAGGCACGCTCGACTCTGCAGAAGGTGGTGCGCGGCCAGGCCGATCCCACGGCGCTCAAGCGCTTTGTCGACGACGTCCGCGTGCGGCCGGTCGCAGGCGACGACGGCTTGGACTGGCGGGTCGACGGTGCTTCCGGCGCCGCGCGTGCGGTCCTGGCCTGGGACGCGCTGCGAATCTTCAGCCCGGGCCGGCTGCGTCCATGCGCTAACGACGAATGCCGGTTGTTCCTCATCGACCGCAGCAAGCCCAACACCGCCAGATGGTGTTCGATGGCCATCTGCGGCAACCGGCTGAAAGCCCGCAGGCACTACCGTCGCGCGCGGGCGGCCGAGGCATGA
- a CDS encoding flavodoxin family protein: protein MTEIDLDFSGIRALFINCTLKRSPEVSNTQGLIDISSAIMAKHGVETDVVRAVDHDIATGVWPDMREHGWSADDWPAIFEKVLASNILVLAGPIWLGDNSSMMKRVHERLYGGSHLLNDAGQYLYYGRVGGCLITGNEDGVKHCAQNVLYTLQHIGYTIPPQADAGWIGEAGPGPSYLDPGSGGPDNDFTNRNTTFMTWNLMHLARMLARAGGVPAYGNIRAGWDAGCRYDFANPEYR, encoded by the coding sequence ATGACCGAGATCGACCTCGATTTCAGTGGCATCAGGGCACTTTTCATCAACTGCACGCTCAAGCGATCGCCCGAAGTCAGCAATACCCAGGGACTGATCGACATCAGTTCGGCGATCATGGCTAAGCACGGCGTGGAAACAGACGTGGTGCGTGCCGTCGACCACGACATCGCCACCGGGGTGTGGCCGGATATGCGTGAGCACGGGTGGTCCGCCGACGATTGGCCGGCCATCTTCGAAAAGGTGCTGGCCTCCAATATTCTGGTGCTCGCGGGTCCGATCTGGCTCGGCGACAACAGTTCGATGATGAAGCGGGTGCACGAGCGGTTGTACGGCGGCTCGCATCTGCTCAACGATGCCGGCCAATACCTCTATTACGGACGGGTCGGCGGGTGTCTGATCACCGGCAATGAGGATGGCGTCAAGCACTGCGCCCAGAATGTGCTCTACACACTGCAGCACATCGGTTACACCATTCCGCCCCAGGCCGACGCGGGGTGGATCGGAGAGGCGGGGCCGGGTCCTTCGTATCTGGATCCCGGATCGGGCGGACCTGACAACGACTTCACCAACCGCAACACGACGTTCATGACGTGGAATCTGATGCACCTGGCTCGCATGCTCGCGCGGGCCGGAGGAGTGCCGGCCTACGGCAACATCCGTGCGGGATGGGACGCGGGATGTCGCTACGACTTCGCTAATCCGGAATACCGCTGA
- the sufD gene encoding Fe-S cluster assembly protein SufD, with translation MTQNLTNAVEGANKGELFTSFDVDAFEVPGGRDEIWRFTPLKRLRGLHDGSAVATGAATIEVSECASVSVETVRRGDERLGQGGVPADRVAAQAFSSFNSATLVTVPRNVVCEQPIEIGITGPGEGATAYGHLQVRVGELGEAVIVIDHRGSGTYADNVEFVVEDAARLTVVSIVDWADDAVHVSSHHAALGKDAVLRHVAVTLGGDLVRLTARTTFCAPGGDAELLGLYFADDGQHFESRLLVDHAQPNCRSHVTYKGALQGDPDSAKPDAHTVWVGDVLIRAAATGTDTFETNRNLVLTDGARADSVPNLEIETGEIAGAGHASATGRFDDEQLFYLQARGIPEDQARRLVVRGFFGELIQKIAVPAVRERLTEAIEHELEITESRTATS, from the coding sequence ATGACTCAGAACCTCACCAATGCGGTCGAGGGCGCCAACAAAGGGGAGTTGTTCACGTCGTTCGACGTCGACGCTTTCGAGGTGCCCGGCGGCCGCGACGAGATCTGGCGCTTCACCCCGCTCAAACGCCTGCGCGGTCTGCACGACGGATCCGCCGTAGCCACCGGCGCCGCGACCATCGAGGTATCCGAATGCGCGAGCGTCAGCGTGGAAACGGTGCGCCGCGGCGACGAGCGCCTCGGCCAGGGCGGCGTACCCGCTGATCGAGTTGCCGCCCAAGCGTTCTCGTCGTTCAACAGTGCGACCCTGGTGACCGTCCCGAGGAACGTCGTCTGCGAACAGCCCATCGAAATCGGCATCACCGGCCCGGGCGAGGGTGCGACGGCCTACGGTCACCTGCAGGTGCGCGTTGGCGAGCTCGGTGAAGCTGTGATCGTCATCGATCATCGCGGCAGCGGAACGTACGCCGACAACGTCGAATTCGTCGTCGAGGACGCGGCACGGCTGACCGTCGTGTCGATCGTCGATTGGGCCGACGACGCCGTTCACGTCAGCAGCCATCACGCTGCGCTGGGCAAGGACGCGGTGCTGCGGCACGTCGCGGTCACCCTGGGCGGTGACCTGGTGCGACTCACTGCGCGGACCACGTTCTGTGCGCCGGGCGGCGACGCCGAGCTGCTCGGCCTGTATTTCGCCGACGATGGCCAGCACTTCGAATCGCGTCTGCTCGTCGACCACGCCCAGCCCAACTGCCGCTCACATGTCACGTACAAGGGTGCGCTGCAAGGTGATCCGGACTCCGCGAAACCCGATGCGCACACCGTGTGGGTCGGCGACGTGCTGATCCGGGCGGCGGCGACGGGCACCGACACGTTCGAGACCAACCGCAACCTCGTGCTCACCGACGGCGCCCGCGCCGACTCGGTGCCGAACCTCGAAATCGAGACCGGCGAGATCGCCGGCGCCGGGCACGCCAGTGCCACCGGACGGTTCGACGACGAGCAACTGTTTTACCTGCAGGCACGCGGTATCCCCGAGGACCAGGCCAGGCGCCTTGTCGTCCGGGGCTTCTTCGGCGAGCTCATTCAGAAGATCGCCGTTCCCGCAGTGCGAGAACGCCTCACCGAGGCCATCGAACACGAACTAGAAATCACCGAATCGAGGACAGCCACCTCATGA
- a CDS encoding metal-sulfur cluster assembly factor codes for MSDTAVPSDEMLADLEEAMRDVVDPELGINVVDLGLVYGLNVEKGEQGDVALIDMTLTSAACPLTDVIEDQSRTALVGSGLVKEIKINWVWNPPWGPDKITEDGREQLRALGFTV; via the coding sequence ATGAGCGACACCGCAGTGCCTAGCGACGAAATGCTTGCCGACCTGGAAGAGGCGATGCGCGACGTCGTCGATCCGGAGCTCGGGATCAACGTCGTCGACCTCGGTCTCGTCTACGGCTTGAACGTCGAGAAGGGCGAGCAGGGCGACGTCGCGTTGATCGACATGACGCTGACGTCGGCGGCCTGCCCGCTGACCGACGTGATCGAGGACCAGTCGCGTACCGCACTGGTCGGCAGCGGTCTGGTCAAGGAGATCAAGATCAACTGGGTGTGGAATCCGCCGTGGGGACCGGACAAGATCACCGAGGATGGCCGCGAACAGCTGCGCGCGTTGGGCTTTACCGTCTGA
- a CDS encoding cysteine desulfurase — protein MTTSVEKSAQPFDLNLDVTRIRADFPILARVMRSGNQLAYLDSGATSQRPLQVLDAERDFLTTSNGAVHRGAHQLMEESTDAYEKGRADVAAFVGADTDELVFTKNATEAINLVSYAVGDDRFPRAIGPGDVIVTTELEHHANLIPWQELARRTGATLKWYGVTDDGRIDLDSLELDERVKLVAFSHHSNVTGAVAPVAELVARANAVGALTLLDACQSVPHQPVDFHGLGVDFAAFSGHKMLGPNGIGVLYGRRDVLDQLPPFITGGSMIETVTMDTTTYAPAPQRFEAGTPMTSQVVGLAAAARYLTEIGMPAVEAHEADLVAAALEGLSAVDGVRIIGPTSMEHRGSPVSFVLDGVHAHDVGQVLDDEGVAVRVGHHCAWPLHRRFGIAATARASFAVYNTHDEVDRLVAGVKRAVEFFA, from the coding sequence ATGACCACGTCGGTCGAGAAGTCGGCGCAGCCCTTCGATCTCAACCTGGATGTCACGCGGATCAGGGCGGACTTCCCGATTCTTGCTCGCGTCATGCGCAGCGGAAACCAGTTGGCGTACCTCGATTCCGGCGCCACCTCGCAACGCCCGCTGCAGGTCCTCGACGCCGAGCGTGACTTCTTGACCACGTCCAACGGCGCGGTCCACCGCGGGGCGCACCAGCTGATGGAGGAGTCCACCGACGCCTACGAGAAGGGCCGTGCCGATGTCGCGGCCTTCGTCGGGGCCGACACCGACGAGCTGGTATTCACGAAGAACGCCACGGAGGCCATCAACCTGGTGTCCTATGCGGTCGGTGACGATCGATTCCCCCGAGCGATCGGCCCCGGCGATGTCATTGTCACCACCGAGCTGGAACACCACGCAAACCTCATCCCGTGGCAGGAGTTGGCGCGTCGGACCGGCGCCACGCTGAAGTGGTACGGCGTGACCGACGATGGGCGGATCGACCTCGATTCGCTCGAGCTCGACGAGCGCGTGAAACTGGTAGCGTTCAGCCATCATTCGAACGTCACGGGTGCCGTCGCCCCGGTGGCCGAACTGGTGGCGCGGGCCAACGCGGTCGGCGCGCTGACCTTGCTGGATGCCTGCCAGTCGGTGCCGCACCAGCCGGTCGACTTCCACGGACTCGGCGTCGACTTCGCAGCTTTCTCCGGTCACAAGATGCTGGGGCCCAACGGTATCGGCGTGCTCTACGGCAGGCGTGACGTGCTCGACCAGCTGCCCCCGTTCATCACCGGCGGCTCGATGATCGAGACGGTGACGATGGATACCACCACGTACGCACCCGCGCCGCAACGCTTCGAGGCCGGGACGCCGATGACCTCCCAGGTCGTCGGACTTGCCGCGGCCGCACGGTATCTCACCGAGATCGGGATGCCCGCCGTCGAGGCGCACGAGGCCGACTTGGTGGCCGCCGCGCTCGAGGGGCTATCGGCCGTCGATGGCGTGCGCATCATCGGACCGACATCCATGGAGCATCGCGGTTCGCCGGTGTCGTTCGTGCTGGACGGCGTCCACGCCCACGATGTCGGCCAGGTCCTCGACGACGAAGGTGTCGCCGTGCGCGTCGGGCACCACTGTGCGTGGCCGCTGCATCGCCGGTTCGGCATCGCGGCGACCGCGCGGGCGTCCTTCGCCGTCTACAACACTCACGACGAGGTCGACCGCCTGGTCGCCGGCGTCAAGCGAGCGGTGGAGTTCTTCGCGTGA
- a CDS encoding haloacid dehalogenase type II — protein sequence MTERLAVLVFDVNETLLDIESLAPHFERMFGDRGVLREWFNQLVMYSMAVTLSGNYVDFFALGQAVLRMIGGSRQTSITEGDLEDLAYGMRTMPAHPDVADGLAALRAQGYRLVTLTNSPPKPGVPTPLASAGLAQFFERQFSVDTWRVFKPSPGLYTGVADELNVEPSDCMMVAAHVWDTVGAQSAGFSGALLTRPGNAPVPIPELPQPDIIVADVRELAQRLGPTGSVVKV from the coding sequence ATGACCGAGCGCTTAGCGGTCCTCGTATTCGATGTCAACGAGACGCTGCTCGACATCGAGTCGCTGGCGCCGCACTTCGAGCGGATGTTCGGCGACCGCGGCGTGCTCCGCGAGTGGTTCAACCAACTCGTCATGTATTCGATGGCGGTCACGCTGTCCGGCAACTACGTCGACTTCTTCGCTCTCGGACAAGCGGTGCTGCGGATGATCGGCGGCAGTCGCCAGACGTCGATCACCGAGGGCGACCTCGAGGACCTGGCCTACGGCATGCGCACGATGCCCGCCCACCCGGATGTCGCCGACGGGCTGGCAGCTCTACGTGCACAGGGGTATCGGCTTGTCACGCTGACGAATTCGCCGCCGAAACCTGGTGTGCCGACACCCTTGGCGAGCGCCGGCCTTGCCCAGTTCTTCGAACGGCAGTTCAGTGTCGACACCTGGCGCGTGTTCAAGCCCTCTCCAGGGCTCTACACCGGAGTGGCCGACGAGCTCAATGTGGAGCCATCGGACTGCATGATGGTCGCCGCTCACGTGTGGGACACCGTCGGTGCACAGTCGGCGGGGTTCAGCGGCGCGCTGCTCACCCGCCCCGGTAACGCTCCAGTGCCCATTCCGGAGTTACCTCAGCCCGACATCATCGTCGCGGACGTGCGGGAGCTCGCCCAGCGACTGGGGCCGACTGGATCGGTGGTCAAAGTCTGA
- a CDS encoding aldehyde dehydrogenase yields the protein MSITAEPVVPLSNTDKFFIGGDWVKPTSDAVLDVIDSASEQVYYRVPEAQPADMDLAIGAAHRAFHTGPWPRMTHAERAGYLRSMADALQSRASDYSAMWPRESGVVHAYARASEAGSADTLRYYAGLADDYPFEEPFSPSATSLAGGGFGLLVREPVGVVGAIIPWNAPLPLILYKVAPALLAGCTVIVKVSPEAPGAGYLIAEIAEEVGLPGGVLNVITADREVSELMVRDHRVDKIAFTGSTAAGRKIGAICGERIARFTLELGGKSAAVILDDADINVAAMTLAGAECFLSGQVCASLTRIVVPRQRHDEFADALAAAFSAVQVGDPFDAATQMGPLAMERQRDRVEHYIAKGIEQGATLVTGGGRPKHLDRGYYIEPTVFAGVDNKHVIAQEEIFGPVLSVIPADNDEHAVDIANDTIYGLNAAVFTPDAARAREVAGRLRSGTVGHNGMRIDFDSAFGGFKQSGIGREGGREGLLPYLETKTVLLDTAP from the coding sequence ATGAGTATCACCGCTGAACCCGTTGTCCCGCTGAGCAATACGGATAAATTTTTCATCGGTGGCGATTGGGTCAAACCGACTTCGGATGCCGTGTTGGACGTCATCGACTCGGCGAGCGAGCAGGTGTACTACCGAGTTCCGGAGGCGCAACCCGCTGACATGGATCTCGCCATCGGTGCCGCTCACCGGGCGTTTCACACCGGCCCGTGGCCGCGGATGACCCACGCCGAGCGTGCCGGCTATTTGCGCTCCATGGCCGACGCGCTCCAATCGCGAGCCTCGGACTACAGCGCGATGTGGCCGCGAGAGTCGGGAGTGGTGCACGCGTATGCCCGGGCCAGCGAGGCGGGTAGCGCCGACACGCTGCGGTACTACGCCGGCTTGGCCGACGACTACCCATTCGAGGAACCGTTCTCCCCGAGCGCGACGTCGCTTGCGGGTGGAGGTTTCGGCCTTCTGGTCCGGGAACCCGTCGGGGTGGTGGGTGCCATCATCCCGTGGAACGCGCCGCTGCCGCTGATCCTGTACAAGGTGGCACCCGCGCTGCTGGCCGGTTGCACGGTGATCGTGAAGGTTTCCCCCGAGGCTCCGGGTGCGGGGTATCTGATCGCCGAGATTGCCGAGGAGGTGGGCCTGCCGGGCGGAGTGCTGAACGTCATCACCGCCGACCGCGAGGTGTCCGAGCTCATGGTGCGAGACCATCGCGTCGACAAGATCGCGTTCACCGGATCCACGGCGGCTGGCCGCAAGATCGGGGCGATCTGCGGCGAGCGAATCGCGCGATTTACGCTCGAGCTGGGTGGTAAGTCGGCCGCGGTGATTCTCGACGACGCCGACATCAACGTAGCGGCAATGACGTTGGCCGGCGCGGAATGCTTTCTGTCCGGCCAGGTATGCGCCTCGCTTACCCGGATCGTGGTGCCACGTCAACGGCACGACGAGTTCGCCGACGCGTTGGCCGCGGCATTTTCAGCGGTACAGGTCGGCGACCCATTCGACGCCGCTACGCAGATGGGGCCGCTTGCGATGGAACGCCAGCGCGATCGGGTGGAGCACTACATCGCCAAAGGCATCGAGCAGGGCGCAACCCTCGTAACCGGGGGAGGCCGTCCCAAACACCTCGATCGCGGCTACTACATCGAGCCAACGGTGTTCGCAGGGGTAGACAACAAGCACGTCATCGCCCAGGAGGAGATCTTCGGTCCCGTTCTCAGTGTGATCCCCGCCGACAACGACGAGCACGCGGTCGATATCGCCAACGACACCATTTATGGACTCAATGCGGCGGTCTTCACGCCCGACGCGGCGCGGGCGCGGGAGGTTGCGGGCCGACTGCGTTCGGGGACCGTCGGACACAACGGCATGAGGATCGATTTCGACTCCGCATTCGGTGGGTTCAAGCAGTCCGGAATCGGACGGGAAGGCGGCCGGGAGGGACTGCTGCCGTATCTGGAGACCAAGACGGTGCTGCTGGACACGGCGCCCTAG